One part of the Lotus japonicus ecotype B-129 chromosome 2, LjGifu_v1.2 genome encodes these proteins:
- the LOC130736437 gene encoding uncharacterized protein LOC130736437, protein MRTSQSRQKSYADRRRRTLEFEAGDHVFLRVTPTTGVGRAIKSRKLTPKFIGPYQITRRIGPVAYQIALSAFLSNIHDVFHVSQLRKYILDPSHVIELDDIQLKDNLSFEVPPVIIEDRRVKQLQGKQIMLVKVIWNQNTGDTTWELEEKMKEQYPELFTDP, encoded by the coding sequence atgaggacttctcagagtaggcAGAAGAGCTACGCTGATCGGAGACGCCGAACTCTAGAGTTTGAAGCgggcgaccatgtgtttcttcgaGTCACGCCAACTACAGGAGTCGGCAGGGCCATTAAATCTAGAAAGCTTACGCCTAAGTTCATTGGTCCGTATCAGATTACTCGACGAATAGGACCGGTAGCATATCAGATAGCACTATCAGCATTcctttccaacattcacgatgtgtTCCATGTCTCACAACTAAGAAAATACATCCTAGATCCGTCACATGTCATTGAACTTGACGACATTCAGTTAAAAGATAACTTGTCTTTTGAGGTACCACCGGTCATAATAGAGGACAGAAGGGTGAAGCAACTACAAGGCAAGCAGATCATGCTAGTGAAAGTTATCTGGAATCAGAACACGGGcgatactacatgggaattggaggaaaagatgaaggaacagtatcctGAACTGTTCACGGACccataa